From Afipia carboxidovorans OM5, one genomic window encodes:
- the rsmA gene encoding 16S rRNA (adenine(1518)-N(6)/adenine(1519)-N(6))-dimethyltransferase RsmA → MSQIDDLPPLREVIRKYDLFARKSLGQNFLFDLNLTARIARAAGPLDDVTVIEIGPGPGGLTRALLATGAKRVIAVERDERAIPALEEIARRYPGRLEIIHGDATTFDPTPLLQGERARIVANLPYNIATLLLTGWLSVEPWPPWFDMMVLMFQREVAERIVATENDEAYGRLGVLANWRAETKILFDIAPGAFVPPPKVMSSVVRLAPRAAPLACSRRALEQVTAAAFNQRRKMLRQSLKALGVDPAALAEAAGVDPTRRAETVSIAGFVAMANRLIELKA, encoded by the coding sequence GCCAGATCGACGATCTGCCGCCGCTGCGCGAGGTGATCCGCAAATACGATCTTTTCGCGCGCAAATCGCTCGGCCAGAATTTTCTGTTCGACCTCAACCTGACGGCGCGGATCGCGCGCGCTGCAGGTCCGCTCGACGACGTCACCGTCATCGAGATCGGCCCCGGCCCCGGCGGGCTCACGCGCGCGCTGCTTGCAACCGGTGCCAAGCGCGTCATCGCGGTCGAACGCGACGAGCGAGCGATCCCCGCGCTGGAAGAGATCGCGCGACGTTATCCTGGTCGTCTCGAGATCATTCATGGCGATGCCACGACGTTCGATCCCACGCCGCTGCTGCAAGGCGAGCGAGCGCGGATCGTCGCCAACCTGCCTTACAATATCGCGACGCTGCTGCTCACAGGCTGGCTGTCGGTCGAGCCATGGCCGCCATGGTTCGACATGATGGTGCTGATGTTCCAGCGCGAGGTCGCTGAGCGGATCGTCGCGACGGAAAACGACGAGGCTTATGGCCGTCTCGGTGTGCTCGCGAACTGGCGCGCGGAAACAAAAATCCTGTTCGACATCGCACCCGGTGCCTTCGTGCCGCCACCGAAAGTGATGTCCTCCGTCGTACGCCTCGCACCGCGCGCGGCACCGCTGGCGTGTTCACGCCGCGCGCTGGAACAAGTCACAGCGGCTGCGTTCAACCAGCGTCGCAAGATGCTGCGCCAGAGCCTGAAAGCACTCGGTGTCGATCCCGCAGCGCTTGCGGAAGCCGCTGGCGTCGATCCGACCCGGCGTGCCGAGACGGTGTCGATCGCAGGCTTTGTCGCGATGGCGAACCGCCTCATCGAACTCAAAGCCTGA
- a CDS encoding 2-hydroxychromene-2-carboxylate isomerase — MTQIDYYFWMNSDWAYLGADRLDGIARKHGIRIRYMPVDLPDVYARTGGQLLGKRSPERQAYRVTELKRWCKALGIHVNPTPKYMCPNADAASRIVIAADRKGLAVTPLYKAILHAEWCEDRDISDIAELRAIVSALGHDADDLLAAAQAPEIETLYRRYTDDAVKAGVFGSPSYVFNGELFWGQDRLAMLDAAITESQQIASR, encoded by the coding sequence ATGACGCAGATCGACTACTATTTCTGGATGAACTCCGACTGGGCCTATCTCGGTGCAGACAGGCTCGACGGAATCGCCCGGAAACACGGTATTCGCATTCGCTACATGCCAGTGGACCTCCCGGACGTCTATGCACGGACGGGAGGTCAACTGCTCGGCAAACGCTCACCCGAGCGGCAAGCCTATCGGGTGACGGAGCTGAAGCGCTGGTGCAAGGCGCTCGGCATCCACGTCAACCCGACGCCGAAATACATGTGCCCGAATGCCGATGCCGCATCGCGCATCGTGATCGCTGCGGACCGCAAGGGTCTTGCGGTCACGCCGCTCTACAAGGCGATTCTGCATGCGGAGTGGTGCGAGGACAGGGACATCTCCGACATCGCCGAGTTGCGGGCTATCGTGTCCGCGCTCGGGCATGACGCAGACGATCTGCTGGCAGCTGCGCAGGCGCCGGAGATCGAGACGCTCTACCGGCGCTACACCGACGATGCGGTGAAGGCCGGCGTGTTTGGCTCGCCGTCCTATGTCTTCAACGGCGAGTTGTTCTGGGGGCAGGATCGCTTGGCGATGCTCGATGCCGCGATTACGGAATCGCAGCAAATCGCATCGCGATAA
- a CDS encoding alcohol dehydrogenase — MALMHRQSLVKFGSPVCETIVEAPSPQGGEVLLRVARCGLCHSDLHLQDGFFDAGQGQRIDITRGIKLPFTLGHEIAGTVEAVGPDAPRDLVGEKRVVFPWIGCGTCRDCVNGDENLCARNRYLGVALDGGFASHVVVPDSRYLLAYDPLPAGFAAALMCSGLTAYGALKRALSHPRHRNILLIGMGGVGLMGLAIARAMDIEAIAIADLSESARAAALQAGATTAYDPAPRETARRMLKDSGGGFDVIIDFAGNEASLNFAVGALARGGKIVVSGLIGGSFAIPVVSFVHKRMSIEGFMTGTLDEARELLALAQSGRIAQPPMHEAPLRDAADWMARLRQGEVTGRIILTNED; from the coding sequence ATGGCCCTGATGCACCGTCAGTCTCTCGTGAAATTCGGATCGCCGGTCTGCGAGACGATTGTGGAGGCGCCCTCTCCGCAAGGCGGCGAGGTGCTGCTGCGCGTCGCACGCTGCGGCCTCTGCCATTCCGACCTGCATCTGCAGGATGGTTTTTTCGACGCCGGGCAAGGCCAGCGCATCGACATCACGCGCGGCATCAAGCTGCCCTTCACGCTCGGTCACGAGATTGCAGGCACCGTCGAAGCCGTAGGCCCGGATGCACCGCGCGACCTTGTCGGCGAGAAGCGCGTGGTCTTTCCGTGGATCGGCTGCGGCACCTGTCGCGACTGCGTGAACGGCGACGAGAACCTGTGCGCGCGCAACCGCTATCTCGGCGTCGCCCTCGACGGCGGATTTGCGAGCCACGTTGTGGTGCCGGATAGCCGTTATCTTCTTGCCTACGATCCATTGCCCGCAGGCTTCGCCGCCGCGCTGATGTGCTCGGGCCTCACCGCCTATGGCGCGTTGAAGCGTGCGCTCTCGCATCCGCGCCACCGCAACATTCTTCTGATCGGCATGGGGGGTGTCGGCCTGATGGGACTCGCAATCGCCCGCGCGATGGATATCGAGGCCATTGCCATTGCCGACCTGAGCGAGAGTGCACGCGCCGCCGCGCTCCAGGCAGGTGCCACCACGGCCTACGATCCGGCTCCGCGCGAGACGGCGCGGCGCATGCTGAAAGACAGCGGCGGCGGATTCGATGTGATTATCGATTTCGCCGGCAACGAGGCTTCGCTGAATTTTGCCGTCGGCGCGCTCGCACGCGGCGGCAAGATCGTCGTGTCAGGCTTAATCGGCGGCAGCTTCGCGATACCCGTAGTGAGTTTCGTTCACAAGCGGATGAGCATCGAAGGTTTCATGACCGGTACGCTCGATGAGGCGCGTGAACTCCTCGCGCTCGCGCAGAGCGGCCGTATCGCGCAGCCGCCGATGCATGAAGCGCCCCTGCGCGATGCTGCCGACTGGATGGCACGGCTGCGTCAAGGCGAAGTGACGGGACGCATCATCCTCACCAACGAAGACTAA